One region of Camelina sativa cultivar DH55 chromosome 6, Cs, whole genome shotgun sequence genomic DNA includes:
- the LOC104699172 gene encoding probable aquaporin SIP2-1, which translates to MGRIGLVVSDLVLSFMWIWAGVLVNILVHGVLGFSRSDATGEIVRYLFSIISMFVFAFLQKVSKGGLYNPLTALASGVSGGLGHFIFTVFVRIPVEVMGSILAVKHVIHVFPEIGKGPKLNVAIHHGALTEGILTFFIVMLSMGLTRKIPGSFFMKTWIGSLAKLTLHILGSDLTGGCMNPAAVMGWAYARGEHITKEHLLVYWLGPVKATLLAVWFFNVVFKPLTEEPEKPKAKSE; encoded by the exons atgggtcgaaTTGGTTTAGTGGTGTCTGATCTGGTATTGTCGTTCATGTGGATATGGGCAGGAGTTCTAGTCAACATATTAGTCCATGGAGTTCTCGGGTTTAGCCGGAGCGATGCGACCGGTGAGATCGTTCGATATctcttctccatcatctccaTGTTTGTTTTTGCCTTCCTTCAAAAAGTCAGCAAAGGCGGACTTTATAATCCTTTGACCGCTTTGGCTTCTGGTGTCTCCGGTGGCCTCGGACATTTTATCTTCACTGTCTTCGTTCGAATCCCCGTCGAG gtaATGGGATCAATCCTTGCGGTTAAGCATGTGATTCACGTTTTCCCTGAGATTGGGAAAGGACCTAAACTAAACGTAGCAATTCATCACGGTGCTTTAACAGAAGGGATACTAACATTTTTCATTGTAATGCTCTCAATGGGACTCACAAGAAAAATCCCTGGGAGTTTCTTTATGAAGACTTGGATTGGTAGTCTTGCTAAGTTAACTCTACATATTCTTGGCTCTGATCTTACCGGCGGATGCATGAACCCTGCAGCT GTTATGGGATGGGCTTATGCACGCGGTGAGCATATAACAAAAGAGCATTTACTTGTGTATTGGCTTGGACCTGTGAAGGCTACATTGCTCGCAGTTTG